DNA from Roseimicrobium sp. ORNL1:
AGCAGCACATGGCCCTCGCCATAACGCGCCGCAACAGGTCCCGCTTCATTCATGGAATACAGATCCAGCACCGGACAGCCGAAGTGCTGCTCCAGTTCCTCGCGGAAGGCGGGGAGCAAAGCCATCGACGTAGAAATCAAAGCACGCGGCCGCGTGCGCAGCGGCAGCTTGATGAGTTCCGCAAAGGAGATGGGATCACCCGTGTAGAGCTCCGGATGCAATGCATCCAGATACGCGGCGCGGTCATCCAGGTTTCGCCAATCGTTGGGATGCAAATTAATCTTGGCCAATCCCGCCTCACCGAGCATGGGAGTCACGGAGACATACGTGAAGCATTTCTGCTGATACCCCACCAGCACCACACTCACCTGCCCTGCTCCATGACTCAGCTCAATGCCGAAGCGACGCAGCGCCTGCCTGTGATACGAAAGATAACTCGCAGCCACGATGGGATGCGAGGCCAGCAACAGCGGGTGTCCCGTGGTGCCGCTCGTGCGGAAATTGATGAGTTGATCAATCGGCACATCATCCGGCACAAACGCCGCGATATCCCGGCTCAGGTCCGCCCGGCTGATGGTGGGCAGGTCTTCGAACGCTGCAGGCTCCGAGCCATACTTCCGGTAAAACGGCACCTGCTCCAGGCACCGCCGCACAAAGTCCTGCCGCCACCCCGGAGCCTCGCCCTTCGGCCAGCCCGCAGGTTGCGCGCGCACCTCGTCATCGAAAGCACGCACCCTGTCGAGGTCCTGTGCGCTGAGACGATTTCCGCTTTCATTGCGGAACATCGGCGCGCTGGGATGCTCGCGGAGGAATTGCAGCATGCGCCGCCCCTCCTTGCTCAGCGTGGGATAGCGCTCGGCCTCGGTGGGATTGGGGTCGTTCATTCGCGGGTGTATTTGTCGGCAGATTCCTCCGCCGCTTTCTTCGCCAGCGCTTCACGAATGGCGCGTGCACGTTGCTCGGCTGCCTGCGCGGCCTTCACCACACGCAAACGCTCCGAGGTGCTGATGGTCACCAGTCGGTCCTGCGCTTGCGCCATGCTCTCACCTTCCGGACGCAGGTCCAGCCGCGCGAGCGCCACACGCGCCAGCTCCTCACGACGGTCCGGCTCCGTGACAAACTTCTTCGAAGCCACATAGGGTGACAACTCTTGCGAAGCATCCATCAGCGCCTGCAAGGCTTGCGTGGCATCGAAGCCCGGCTGACGGAACCACGGGGACGAAAGCAGCCACGCCAACAGTAGCGAAATGCTGAGACGATTCCGATGCGTCTTGGCATCCGTCACTTCAAAGGCCTTCAACGTGGACGCCGGCACCTGCACTCCTAGGGACGCAAGCCAGTCATGCACCACGGCAGCCACGTGCACCTTCCCCGCGCTGCCGATGCGAGGCTCCGCAAGAAAATCATCCGGCGTCTCCGCGAGACGGCGGAGCAGCGACTCCAGGGCTGGGCCTTCGTTCTTCATCGTTCAGTCAATCCTCCATCGTAAAGTTCATTCATGCCGCGAACTTGTGAAACACCTGCGTGCTGCGGCAGTCAAGACAGGCAGAGTGCGTCTTCGCGCGGCGTTGTTCCGCGAAGCGCAGCGGCAGTTGCAGGAGGTCGGCAGGGGTGCGCAATTCATCCACGGGCACACCATAGCCGGAAGTGGTGAAACTGCACGGAGCAGCATGTCCCATTTCGTCCACAAAGAGGAATCGTGTGCCCGGCTCGCAATTCTCCACCGGAAGCGGTCTGCCCAGCGTGGTTGCACGAATGCGCTCCAGATACCCGGCACTACAGTTCAAACACACCCCACGCCCCTGCAGCGATGCCGAAAGCATGGGCAACTGCTGCGTGAGCCAGTCCACATCCTCCATGCGCAGCCGGTGTGGCGGGTAAAACTCGGGCCGGTCATTCCCACCAAGCTGGTTGAAGGTCAGCTCATCCATCCCCCACTCCGCGAGCTCATGGCACAGCGCGGGATAGTCAGAAATGTTATCCCGCATGAGCACCGTGTTCGCGCGCAACTTCGGTCGCGGGGACATGGCCGCGAGCGCATGGACTCCCTCTCGCAATTGCTCAAACGCACCCAGCCATCCACGCATGCGATCATGGAAGGGCGCAAAGCCATCGATGCTCAGCGTAAGCTCCGCATAACACTCCGCGAGATGCTCGCGCACGGAGGCAGCGCCCAACGTCATGCCATTCGTGGTGGCACTCACCTTGAGATGCAGGTCATGCACCAGATGCCTGCTGAGCGACGGTAGCGCAGGCCACAGCAGCGGCTCACCCCCGAGCCAGCTCACCAGCACGGATTGCCCTGTGTGTTGTTGATATTCCGCCAGCACCTTGCTGAAGCGACGTACCTGCGCTTCATCCGCATCACCATGCAGTCGCGGCGCGTCGATGCCGTACGCGCAGAAGGGACA
Protein-coding regions in this window:
- a CDS encoding capsule biosynthesis protein CapK produces the protein MNDPNPTEAERYPTLSKEGRRMLQFLREHPSAPMFRNESGNRLSAQDLDRVRAFDDEVRAQPAGWPKGEAPGWRQDFVRRCLEQVPFYRKYGSEPAAFEDLPTISRADLSRDIAAFVPDDVPIDQLINFRTSGTTGHPLLLASHPIVAASYLSYHRQALRRFGIELSHGAGQVSVVLVGYQQKCFTYVSVTPMLGEAGLAKINLHPNDWRNLDDRAAYLDALHPELYTGDPISFAELIKLPLRTRPRALISTSMALLPAFREELEQHFGCPVLDLYSMNEAGPVAARYGEGHVLLQHRMYVEVLSEEGTPVPEGERGEVTLTGGFNGWLPLLRYRTGDYASLVHCEGEWHLLGLEGRPPVTFRAGDGTMLNNIEVTHRLQRLPLVQWTLHQAKDGPLHLRWSGSGVHEGEIRKPLAELFGAMPLTLERVDSFDGKVVQYTTEA
- a CDS encoding radical SAM protein, which translates into the protein MLVVVWRITGRCPLRCPFCAYGIDAPRLHGDADEAQVRRFSKVLAEYQQHTGQSVLVSWLGGEPLLWPALPSLSRHLVHDLHLKVSATTNGMTLGAASVREHLAECYAELTLSIDGFAPFHDRMRGWLGAFEQLREGVHALAAMSPRPKLRANTVLMRDNISDYPALCHELAEWGMDELTFNQLGGNDRPEFYPPHRLRMEDVDWLTQQLPMLSASLQGRGVCLNCSAGYLERIRATTLGRPLPVENCEPGTRFLFVDEMGHAAPCSFTTSGYGVPVDELRTPADLLQLPLRFAEQRRAKTHSACLDCRSTQVFHKFAA